The following proteins are encoded in a genomic region of Polyangiaceae bacterium:
- a CDS encoding sigma 54-dependent Fis family transcriptional regulator, translating into MSQPQTELSTRAHGEDARVTEELMLVVLNGKARGTKVKLKPQFKIGKSKDNDLVLPDDTVSRHHCELTRVPSGVLVKDLGSTNHTRVGQTVITEATLVPGGTLTVGDVDLMLRLEIARAQILPSESETFGEALGKSLSMRNIFGVLERIAPTDAGVLLEGETGTGKDVLARSVHAMSPRKDEPFIVVDCGAVSYSLIESELFGHERGAFTGAVALRTGAFETAGRGTLFLDEVGELPLDVQPKLLRVLEAGEYRRVGGNRSLNNEARIIAATKRDLKQEVERGKFREDLYFRLAVVPLTVPPLRSRREDIPLLIEHFLELAKKRDPQASEVHLDNQTIAALAAHDWPGNVRELRNVLDRALYLATASGESELRLVDLPVNPTASHGEFSFIAGRSYRDTRTSFEAEFERRYVTWLLERHGGNISAAAREASMDRKHLYDLAKKHGLRGKGSKD; encoded by the coding sequence GTGAGCCAACCCCAAACTGAACTTTCCACTCGCGCCCACGGCGAAGACGCCCGCGTCACAGAAGAGCTGATGCTCGTCGTCCTGAACGGCAAAGCGCGCGGGACCAAGGTCAAGCTCAAGCCCCAGTTCAAGATCGGTAAGAGCAAGGACAATGACCTGGTCTTGCCGGACGACACGGTGAGTCGGCACCACTGCGAGCTGACCCGAGTCCCTAGCGGCGTGCTGGTCAAGGACCTAGGCTCCACCAACCACACCCGCGTCGGCCAAACCGTGATCACCGAAGCCACGTTGGTTCCGGGAGGCACACTGACGGTCGGCGACGTGGACCTGATGCTGCGCCTCGAGATCGCTCGCGCGCAGATCCTACCGAGCGAGTCGGAGACCTTTGGAGAGGCACTCGGCAAGAGCCTCTCGATGCGCAACATCTTTGGCGTGCTCGAACGGATCGCGCCGACGGACGCGGGGGTGCTTCTCGAGGGCGAGACAGGTACCGGCAAGGACGTCCTCGCACGGTCGGTTCACGCGATGAGCCCCCGCAAGGACGAGCCGTTCATCGTGGTCGACTGCGGCGCCGTCTCATACAGCCTGATCGAGAGCGAGCTCTTCGGCCACGAACGCGGTGCATTCACCGGGGCGGTCGCGCTGCGCACCGGGGCGTTCGAGACCGCCGGGCGCGGCACTCTGTTCCTGGACGAAGTGGGCGAACTACCCCTCGATGTGCAGCCGAAGCTCCTGCGGGTGCTCGAGGCCGGTGAATACCGCCGCGTGGGCGGTAACCGCAGCCTGAACAATGAAGCTCGGATCATCGCCGCGACGAAGCGCGACCTAAAGCAGGAAGTCGAACGCGGTAAGTTCCGCGAGGATCTATACTTCCGCCTCGCCGTGGTGCCCCTCACGGTGCCGCCGCTACGCAGTCGGCGTGAGGACATCCCGCTCCTGATCGAGCACTTCCTGGAGCTCGCAAAGAAGCGGGACCCCCAGGCTTCTGAAGTGCACCTGGACAACCAGACCATCGCCGCGCTCGCTGCCCATGACTGGCCCGGAAACGTGCGGGAGCTGCGAAACGTCCTCGATAGGGCGCTCTACCTCGCAACCGCGAGCGGGGAGAGCGAGCTCCGTCTCGTCGATCTTCCGGTGAACCCCACAGCGAGCCACGGCGAGTTCAGTTTCATCGCCGGCCGCAGCTATCGCGACACCCGCACCTCTTTCGAGGCGGAGTTCGAGCGCCGCTACGTGACCTGGCTGCTAGAGCGCCATGGCGGCAACATCAGCGCGGCCGCGCGTGAAGCTTCGATGGACCGCAAGCACCTCTACGACCTGGCGAAAAAGCATGGGCTACGTGGCAAGGGCAGCAAAGACTGA
- a CDS encoding DUF3570 domain-containing protein: MSELSHVIHNVGSRAAARREPSAARRIAMRCVSIAVGALLAGVVGSGESSAQVADVDVRTTVFSEPSPDSAMTVLNPSIKLSVTPWDALSVHAGYEADIVSGASEPTKSGGISPDIVSHASVTDVRHVASGGITLRRKETTLSVTYGYGMESDYRSQSISVTGATEFLKRNTRLELSYSRGFDQVCNYNYADSLAPTLRPRLDSSTGCFTSADDRKTDDVDIDSFQGAWTQTWTPVLATQLVLTGGLQHGFLGNPYRAVVIGAGGQLAQEHHPENRARGAAALRMRYYIKGVDTAIGLGVRGYNDTWDVLSQTYELEAERYILKWLRLLVRGRYYSQSGALFWSDDYTGGEPKFGPRGQYWTGDRELSPLSSYLLGGRVLMNFHGVPGDRIIGMFLNLDASFGLDVIKTNLDEFTWAGGNVSDTFATVASVGLGASF, translated from the coding sequence GTGTCTGAGTTGTCTCACGTGATCCACAACGTTGGCAGTAGAGCCGCCGCGCGTCGCGAGCCGAGCGCTGCACGACGTATCGCCATGCGTTGCGTGTCGATCGCGGTTGGTGCCTTGCTGGCGGGCGTGGTCGGTTCGGGTGAGTCGAGCGCCCAGGTCGCTGACGTCGACGTGCGCACCACTGTTTTCAGTGAGCCGTCGCCGGACAGCGCCATGACGGTGCTCAACCCCTCCATCAAGCTGTCGGTGACGCCTTGGGACGCTCTCAGCGTGCATGCGGGTTACGAGGCGGACATCGTGTCCGGCGCCAGCGAACCGACCAAGTCGGGAGGCATTTCCCCGGACATAGTCTCCCACGCGTCGGTCACGGATGTGCGTCATGTCGCAAGCGGTGGCATCACGCTTCGCCGCAAGGAAACGACGCTGAGCGTTACCTACGGCTACGGCATGGAGAGCGACTACCGCTCCCAGTCGATCAGCGTGACCGGCGCTACCGAGTTCTTGAAGCGCAACACACGCCTCGAGCTGTCGTACTCCCGCGGCTTCGACCAAGTGTGTAACTACAACTACGCTGACAGCCTGGCGCCGACACTGCGGCCACGCTTGGATAGCTCCACCGGTTGCTTCACCAGCGCCGACGACCGTAAGACGGACGACGTCGATATCGACAGCTTCCAGGGGGCGTGGACCCAGACCTGGACACCCGTGTTGGCGACCCAGCTTGTTCTGACGGGTGGCTTGCAGCATGGGTTCCTCGGAAACCCTTACCGTGCGGTAGTGATTGGCGCCGGTGGCCAGCTGGCTCAGGAGCACCACCCGGAGAACCGCGCACGCGGGGCTGCGGCGCTACGCATGCGCTACTACATCAAGGGCGTGGACACCGCGATTGGCCTCGGCGTACGGGGTTACAACGACACCTGGGATGTCCTCAGCCAAACCTACGAACTCGAAGCGGAGCGCTACATCTTGAAGTGGCTTCGGCTCTTGGTGCGAGGCCGTTACTACTCCCAGAGCGGCGCGCTGTTCTGGAGCGATGACTACACCGGTGGCGAGCCCAAGTTCGGTCCGCGCGGCCAGTACTGGACCGGCGACCGCGAGCTCTCACCGCTCTCGTCTTACCTGCTTGGTGGGCGAGTCTTGATGAACTTTCACGGCGTCCCTGGGGACCGCATCATCGGCATGTTCTTGAACCTCGACGCAAGCTTTGGGCTCGACGTGATCAAGACGAACCTCGACGAGTTCACCTGGGCGGGTGGCAACGTCAGCGATACCTTCGCGACGGTTGCTTCCGTGGGGTTAGGCGCCTCGTTTTAG
- a CDS encoding OmpA family protein, which yields MLVVAVAAALAAPALTGCTIKAGGAANAGSPPPPPPPATTEPAPAPTPTEEPAPAPAPATPPKVNASTGQVEIPGNVVFDTGAATLKEGGGSEVVLEQVVQFMKDNPKVTKLRVEGHTDNVGQAADNEKLSGERALTVKRWLIEKGVDTARLISVGCGQSRPIASNATEEGKAQNRRVQYQIAENRGRPFLGRPLDGGCKVFE from the coding sequence ATGCTTGTTGTTGCTGTAGCAGCCGCGCTCGCCGCGCCTGCTCTGACCGGGTGTACGATCAAGGCCGGTGGTGCCGCGAACGCAGGTTCGCCGCCCCCACCCCCGCCTCCGGCAACCACGGAGCCTGCCCCAGCACCAACCCCCACGGAGGAGCCAGCTCCCGCGCCGGCGCCTGCGACGCCTCCGAAGGTCAATGCCTCGACGGGCCAGGTCGAAATCCCGGGCAACGTCGTGTTCGACACCGGCGCCGCAACGCTCAAGGAAGGCGGTGGCTCCGAGGTGGTGCTCGAGCAGGTCGTCCAGTTCATGAAGGACAACCCCAAGGTCACCAAGCTGCGCGTCGAGGGCCACACGGACAACGTGGGTCAGGCGGCGGACAACGAGAAGCTGTCGGGTGAGCGCGCGCTCACCGTCAAGCGCTGGCTGATCGAGAAGGGCGTGGACACGGCGCGACTGATCTCGGTCGGCTGCGGCCAGAGTCGTCCCATCGCCAGCAACGCGACGGAAGAGGGCAAGGCTCAGAACCGCCGCGTGCAGTACCAGATCGCCGAGAACCGTGGCCGTCCTTTCCTGGGGCGCCCGCTCGACGGCGGCTGCAAGGTCTTCGAGTGA
- a CDS encoding c-type cytochrome, with product MSLTLATALAGCNRAPDDLREWTPADHHHTAEPNRGQVTGEPDPDTAKPPPGLEDVTIVAWRRNCMRCHGVVGRGDGAQGAMLGATDLSNPAWQAKASDEQIASVIQHGKGAMPPFDLPEATVQKLVKLVRLFNAARKDDSAAAPPGSNAPDAEPAPSAGAPNGSGKPGASAKPATTAPPANGTKPPAPAPTQQPGGASAP from the coding sequence GTGAGCCTCACCCTGGCGACCGCGCTGGCAGGCTGCAACCGTGCGCCAGACGACCTTCGCGAGTGGACTCCCGCCGACCACCACCACACCGCGGAGCCGAACCGCGGACAAGTCACCGGTGAGCCCGATCCGGACACGGCGAAGCCGCCGCCAGGCCTCGAAGACGTGACCATCGTCGCCTGGCGACGCAACTGCATGCGCTGTCACGGCGTCGTAGGGCGCGGCGACGGCGCCCAGGGCGCCATGCTCGGGGCCACCGACTTGTCGAACCCGGCGTGGCAAGCCAAGGCTAGCGATGAGCAGATCGCCAGCGTGATTCAGCACGGAAAAGGCGCGATGCCGCCGTTCGACCTCCCAGAGGCCACGGTGCAAAAGCTGGTGAAGCTCGTGCGCCTGTTCAACGCTGCACGCAAAGACGACAGCGCGGCAGCTCCTCCCGGAAGCAACGCACCCGACGCAGAACCCGCTCCAAGTGCGGGCGCGCCGAACGGCAGCGGGAAGCCCGGCGCGAGCGCAAAGCCTGCGACCACCGCCCCCCCCGCGAATGGCACCAAACCGCCTGCGCCAGCCCCCACGCAACAGCCGGGTGGCGCTAGCGCGCCGTGA
- a CDS encoding DUF4266 domain-containing protein, which produces MSKTFKLLVIGIACASSVGCVTVRPEQRAILADPIMRFDGNASEEGARQHVLENREGSFGAGSVEGGGCGCN; this is translated from the coding sequence ATGAGCAAAACCTTCAAGCTGTTGGTAATCGGGATCGCCTGCGCGAGCAGCGTGGGGTGCGTCACGGTACGCCCGGAGCAGCGTGCAATCCTCGCGGATCCAATCATGCGCTTCGATGGAAACGCCTCAGAAGAAGGCGCGCGCCAGCACGTACTGGAGAACCGCGAGGGGTCTTTCGGCGCGGGCTCGGTCGAAGGTGGTGGTTGTGGCTGCAACTGA